In Cryptomeria japonica chromosome 1, Sugi_1.0, whole genome shotgun sequence, the sequence ATTTCCAAAACAAGTACCCATTATGTTTAATTTGAAAACATAACAAGTACTGGAGTTTTAGAAATGGGTACTCGTTATGTTTAGTAACAGATACCCATTACTCAAATTTGGAAATCTTGACCCATGTTTTGCTTTAAGTTTCGACTCAGGAAAGACATGGGAAGTCGACCCTTAGTCTTGGACTTGCAAGTATAAGGTCATGTCAATGTCAATAGAAAAGAGTGACTTTAGACATATGATAGATGACCTTTTTTGTAGAATTCTTTTATGAAATCAAAACCCATTATAAATAATagtgtctagattccaaatatataattgtTTAAAGATTGGATTATTTTTTCTATATTTCAATTAATCTATAATGAAATTGCCtcataaacttgaaataatagaGTTTCTTATTTTTAATAACTtatacattttttgaaaaaaaaaatgacatCAATCTATATACAATTCttttcaaaatgatttttttttttagaaaaatataagtTTAGGTCTAATTATGGTGGTTGTACGTGAGGGATTTTCAAAACAACAATTAGagtcaattaaaaaaaatagaaaataattataaaaaaatcttCATCAATCTTTAGTGTCTTACACATCTTTTCCCAAGACGATCCAACAAAATACTTTAATTTAGGTCAATATATGGTGATTGTACATGTGCATGGTATGGTCatgaaaaagtgacttttaaacaatGGTTTTAGACATGcttattgaaaatcaatttgtaTCACCTAAATATTaacataaattacatatttaaaaaataGACTCAGAGTACTATATTTCATAGTATTGAACTTTTTTAAGATTCAATCTTTAAGTGCTTAAAATTTCTAGATCAATTGTAacaaattttgaaaatcaagaaaaacactttcactttttgaccaaaaagtggactcaacgtCTTGCACCTACCCAAGAGTCATACGATTCAATTACTTAATAGCACAATTCAAAGGAGAATGTACATGTAAATTTTGGAGGAAACCAACTAGTATTTGGATGTGGTCTATACTATGACATAGAGAGTCCCTACCATGGTTGGACATTCATGTTGATGGGTTCCACAATTTTATAAAGGGCCCATAAATATTGTAATTCTCTACAATTGTATACTAAAGTGTTTTGTTTCTCTCTGTCCATTATAATCTTCCTCATGCTTTTGTTGTGACTCTATGTTATTGTAATATATTGTCTGTTTGACTCATCTAATATAAATTCAATAATTAGACCAAATATAGGTCCTCATAAATAAAAGTCTTCCAAGataaaaattctaagttttttgacttccttaaatatgatgttttctctttctttattaTATGGATGGGTTTAGCTTTATCCAAACTCCTCTTCTTGTTTTGTTCTATGTTGTATAAATCTGTCTCAAAACAAATAaacataattaattcatcttaaacccaCCTTATTAACTAGTTGTCTAGATCCTCATCAAAACTTTtccatttattttatttctattctcATCATACTAACCTAATTATCTTCCTATTGAATTCAATTTTAAGAATGAATAATAGTGTCTTAATTCACTTACCCATACAAAATTGGTGACATCCATTGAAATAAATTCATGTTGTCTTATGATCCAACTAAAATCCATTACCTTTGTATAACCTCATAATTCATTGGTGTGATGTGTACCTCTTGATCAATCCCAAATCCCTGGTTGACTAACACTTTGTAGATATTTGACTCTAATTAATCATATAATTAAACTAGTCTCCTTCTAAAGAACTCACTATTACATGACACTTTTCACACTACAAAAATATCACATATTGGCTTAACGTGTGAAGGCCCATAGAGATGACACAAACGATTATGTGGAGACAATGCTTAGGACAATTGCAAGAGAGAATACCCTCTACAAAGATGACTTCTAATGACCTCCATGAAAGATAAAGGTTCGATAGAGGTTTTCAATGACAACAAGGTTCCACGGGGAGGGCTTTGGGATCTATTTTCATGGAGCGAGAGGTcccattaattaaaaaaattatagagGTTTTCAATGACAATAAGGTTCCACGGGGAGGGCTTTGGGATCTATTTTCATGGAGCGAGAGGTcccattaattaaaaaaattatgtaacatgattatttggaatctttcccTAAAAAATAACAACCCCTACTTTTTAGGACTGCATATTTATTGCCCCAACTTGGTAATTTTTTTCCTACTTGTCAATTAGCTAATATTTTAGATTCccacaaaaaaagaaaaggaaaaaaggaaaatgttgtttatttattattatttttattggtaACATTTTTCATGAGATCAACAACGACCCTAAGTTTCGAAGTTTAAACTTTTAAAGTGAATTGCACCACTTAATCATGAAACCACTAGTTTTAAATATTCCCCAAAAATCTCAACAACACTCACTGGTTTTTTTTAAGAAATCATGCGGCTAAACTGGTTCCAAAATGAGATTATAaaactcgtgttattgactttttcaaaaaatttggaaaaatcaaAGTCGCAACTAATTCTACTAATCACAATCAACGATCTGTAATTCTTGACAAATTTCTGACAAATTTCGTATTATTGACTCTTCGTGCCATGTTGGAGCTAGTTTAACCACGGCCTTCCATAAGATCTTACCCTAACTGTTAAAAATTAAGAGAATTAGAATTGGCATTATTAATTGAATAgaaaaaaacatataataataataaataaactaGACTAAATTGTGACCTTACAGGCCTAGCCCGTACTAGGCATTGTAGAATTCTTACAACTTTGAGTCCTAATCCAGTTCATTGGAGGGCAGAAAAAGGAGAGGGTATGAGTCAACACAATCTTCCTGCACATCAACTGGTCGATTTTGACTGGAAACTTAAGGTATGCATATATGCTTTAAATACCCTTTTTCATTTTCTATGCCCTGTTATAATTTCCTTGTGATTGTTCATTTCTTTTTCAGTATGCAGTTTCAAGTAGTTCCCTGGCTACCATGACAAAACCTCTCCTTCGATTGGAATTGTGCATCTCAAATGCTCCCCAGGTTATAAACGAACCAAACTCCATTCCAGATCATCAACCTGCAGTAGAGAACCCATTGGTTCTTGTAAGCGAGTACAACAAAGTTCAGCTTGACAATTTAATATCCGAAATGGAGGAAATAGAAAAAGTAAGTTTGTTTTTATGTTTCTATCTTTAAAATTCTTCATCCGAGTCGTGTTTTGTAAAAAAAATCATTTAGCCCATCTGCAAATTTTCTGAAAACATTGGCCAAGTTTTCAAATAAAATGTACTTCATCGCTTTACCTTTAGGGTTTTCATTACCCAAACCTTGTATGGGCTTGGCTGAGACTGAACTATATGCTACCCTTTTACCCTTTTATGAAGTTTAGATAAAAGAGTTTATGGACACAATTATGTGAAGAGAGGAACAATATCCATATTTTTGGATCTCCTTCAAGGTCCTATCATCTGAATGTGCATGGTGAAGGATTACATTTGCCTCCTTATATAAGTAATTATGTTGCACTTGTATGAGGACAAGAAATGCATTGTTCCAAAAAATAGTTAAATTAAATACGGCATTAATCACTCTCTTTCCTCTTCTTGCCTGCCCCCAACTCACTAGATATGCGAGCAGATTTATGATATTTATGGAACAAGATTCACCAAAATACTCATATAAGAAGACTTGAGACTTAAATCTTACGTTTTTTTTGGCTTTCAGAAGCAGTCTATATATTTTTTGAGGCCTCAAAATCTATATttttttcatcaattcaatctcTTTTTTATAACTTCCTATAGTTTAAAGGGTATCCATGATTATATCCAGTCTCTGAATCCATGAATTTACTGCTATTGCAGGCACTTGATGAATCCCCGGCTAAGTGATGGGGACTAACTGCAGTTTTAGTTGATGGGATAACAGTTTGTCATCAATTCCGTTTTTATTGGTGAAATCAGATCTCGCTTCAGGGCTTGGTTCCTGTTTCAACTAAATGGGAAGGGAAGATCACATGAAAACTGTATGTTAAGCACATTAAGAAATTCCACCAGTTTAATTATTGGCAAGCATTTCAAGAATTTGTAACTGTACCCCCATTTATTTATTCTgtcaaaaaataaactaaaaaattggtgcaggggcacaagcctaAGAATTCATCATTTCCTCTTTCATTATTTCATGTTTTGGTTTCAAGGTGTTGTAAAGGATCTGAGAATCCTatgttcatgtttttgttttgaaaatgaagtcctaatagtccattttgtaagacctagtggcctagggtgctttataaaccccatggtcaactatggtcaaagggacttggGATGTGTAGATTTAGTGAGTTATGTGTATTTTGGTCTATTTAGGTCCAAGataatatgtttaggctcctaggtctatgtttgaagttaatttgttggcaaattgtaaaattgtcaaaaattgacaaaatgttgccaacttggtgaacaactttttgaaaagttgttaaaatcgGTTCCCAACGTTCACAACCACTTTGTTTCAGTTGGAACATGTTGGGATGGCTATATAATGCCTCAACAAACTCATTTGAAGTTGTTGTGGGTGGATATttgtaatttgacattttgaagcaataaaaaataCTACATTTTCCTGCAAATTTGCTGTTCTTTCGGTTGGTACGGAATTTCATGACCTCCAAACTAAAAAATTCTTTCATGGGAGTGGGGTGAAATACCTTTCTTTTGAATCCAACCAGAGGTCTGgaggtggagtattgagggagaaaagttgtaacagatccaaacagcctgtgaaagtgccctttcctagggtttcaacttcaatttcccatttcttcaaaattcaccatgggaaaattctaatacttggtgaaatggaggatttgggagtGTACTTTAAGATTCAAAAGGTTTCAAAAGTGGAGGAAGCAGTTTGGGTAAGATTTTGGTTAATTTGGCCAAGCATCTCCATGTGACTAGCTGTGGGAATTGAACAAAATTCATGAACAatccccataactttagttttaatgcaaCCCAGGAGTTATGACTtggtaattggtgatgatttgGATACCCCAAGGTGCTCCAATAGTTTATTTTGTGAAATTGCTTGTTTGAGGGATAGTTCCTTTGTAAGGTGCTcaaattagcccttattagcctagATGCAGGTTTATTAGAAATGGTATTTGCAAGAGGTTCCAGAACTTGTCCTTTGGTAGAAAGTGCTGCCCCAAGTTGGTGTtcaataaaatcaaacaatattgGCCTGTCCTTTGGAGTTTTTGGGTGGGAAGtcaaaaagtgagttttgaaggctaataggtctaagtagccaatttgcactttgtgacttttgggacttgaacaaccaaatcagAGGGTTGTTTGACATCATTTGAGTTTGTAGGAACCTATCAAACCTGTCTTGAGCCTTTGTTGgcctataaaaccatttggagggtttgtgagcaatttgagccattttgagcacttttgcctgtggggtttgaaaccaaatattgataaccttgCACATTGTCCCATTGTAGGGTTATGGGGATGAAAATAGGTGACTTGGGATGTTGAATTGATGCTCATTAAGGTGTGAGgcttggttggagtgaatccttGAATGGAGGGTTTTGTTGTttggttgagcaagtgagcaacttggagcattttcaagttgtttgaaccaaACCTCTACATCAATAATCATATTGGGTGTTCTTTGATTTCGAATTAATTTTTTCTCATCTATATACTGTTCAAAGAACTGGCTTACATGTCAGTGTTTTGAATGAGGTCTCCAACAATATATATGGGTATCAATAATAAGTACAACAGACTAACAACCTGCGATACAATTTTAATATTCAGTTATAAAGCTGGTAGTTGTATGCATCTGATTTCTGCTTTGACTATCTAAATTTAAGGTTTTAGATTTCATCTTTGTATTGTTAACATTCTGGGTTTCAATTTTTTATCactgtgttttttttttatgtaaaaaATCAATACACATCATTTGTAGCTTTTGTCCATAACTTTCAACATGCTTTCCTTTTTCTTATGAATAATCATTATACTTAATAATCTTAAGCAAAACAAGTGAGTGCCATGCATACATAGTATTCATGGCAATGTTCTTGAAGTAAAATTACTTATACTGAAAAAATCAAGActgaaattttaatttaaatattttataccAAATCATGTTATTTTTATTGGACTTTTGGGCATTTCATTCTGGTTGTAGTTGTATTTGACTTCGAAAAAATTAGTAGGTATGTACTGTTCTAAAATTTCGTGAAAGTCTCAAAAAAACCAACGATTGTATTCCCTTGCTTTTGTTCCAAGGAGATATGCCCTTTTTAAAGATTTCTTTGCATATCTGATATAATTGACCATCATTCGCATCTCACTCAGCAGATAAGAATTTACAATTTCAATCAGCAAAGACAATAATTAGGCTATATTACAAACCGTAATTATCACTAGGAGTCACTTCTTATGGTAAATGTTGGcgatttttgtgccaaccttaacaTGGAGCAAAAAAAAATGTTCTCTTGGGATAAGGTTCCGCGAGATAAGAGAACAAGAGAAAGGGTTTTCCTTATCCCGCGTGTTCCCGCGGAATAAGAATAACGATAAGCATTAAGCTTATCTCGTGGAGTTAGAGAGACATCAACAGCGGCCCGCGGGATAAGAAATTTAGTAAGGATGGCCCCATCGCATGATCACTTTATCCATTATGAGTCCCACGTGCTTGAATTCTTCACTTAAGTGCCGGTCCCAATATCTTAGTTGTGCGGGataagcaaatcatatagatgtgtGAGCGGGTGCTATCCCGCAAGTATATTCACAGTGGGTCTTGCTTGCACGGGATGAGAATAAGACCTATTTACAGAGGAAGTGTTGCCCCGCATTACAAAGAGGAGCATCGCCAAGGCTTGCGGGATAAGGCCTACAAGGCAACACAGCGAAGGAAAGGCTTTTCCTTATCTCACGCGTACCCACGGGGATAAGGAAAAGGCTGCGGGATAAGGATGGTCGAAGGATACCAACGAAAGGCTTATCCCGCGAGGTGAAGCTGAGAGAAGAATGATGTTGCGGGATAAGAAACATAAAGGCGGATGTGTGTTTCCACTTATCCTGCAGGGTGAAACGGTCAACAAGAAAGGGCCATGGGATAAAGAGAATAGGAGAAATAAGCGAAAAGGCTCATCCCGCGTAGCGACGACATTCAGACTATCAAAGAGACCCTTATCCCGCGGATGAAAACAAAGACAAGGGAGATGTCGCGGGATAAGCAAACAGGGAAAACTAAAGAGGGCTTATCCCGCGGGGTAAAAATAGACCCACAGATTCCATACGGGATAAGAACTCACAGTTGTTTAGCGGTCAAGCACAGCTAAGAAAATGTGGACTCGGGGTGCCATGTTAGACATCAGTGGTcgttggatcttcataaaggctCGATCTGACGACCATGTTTTAATCACCGATTGGGCCTGTTTATGTGGGGAGATCTTGTGCGTCCATCTTTACGCAAATCTCCCTGATCGACGGTGGACATTTGATTTTTTTGCAGTGGCCGTTGAGTTTTGAATGTTCTGCAGGGATGGTTGTCAACCCGATGGCCAAGGTCCTCATTTTTGCTCAATCGGGGCCCCAAATCGGATCAGATTTTCTTCCAGCCACCGGATTTCAACGCCATAACTCTAGAGGTGACCCCTGTAGGCCGTTTCTTGATGCCACTCATGCCTCTTCAGTGCATTATGAAGACTCTTGGGTCTGACAGAGATTTCTCAGACGCCATCCCATGCGGATTTCTCCTCATTTTTCAGGAAATGATTGTCCCTCCTAAGCCTCTGCAGCCAATTTCAGACAAAACCATGCTCATTCATTACGGCTCAGAGACCTTTTTGTGCCTGCAGACGCTATCCAGAACATTAGATGCGGGGTTTTCCCTGATTTGCAGGGTTTTCGGTCTTCTAGAGGCAGAGGATGCCTTCAGAGGGCAGTTTCAGCATGCCATCAGATCATCCTCGATCTGATCTTCTTCTCCCCTCTTagttttttgtaacctaacccgggtagggttagggtttccaTTAGTGGTTCAATTCtgagttatgcctcaactataaaggcaaAATTGTAACATATTGTTGGGATcttctctccttttttctcttATAGTAATCTATGATTTTTGCAAGTGTAAAAATCACCTTGCCTCTGCATAAATAGAATTTGCTCGCCTTATCTAGTTTCAGTTTATGCAAATCGTGTATGTCTTTTACCTGTTTGTGTGAATGCATCTTTTCTTGCTTTCTCAGCATCtgtgatagtgttgactcctcttagagtggcatctgagaatATTGTTCATTCCTCTGCCATctttaagaattccaaccttgactcagttctagaaagctagacttagataggaattagtgtatcttttgggcagttttattgatgttttttgTAGTTACaggtgggggtgaatcaactttcagtctaggtgcaagccttatttcccttttttcatgcaacccttctctctctcccatTTTCCCTTAGAAAGCAGTAGTGTTAGATTatttgtgttgggttggtccaacacctgcaTCAAATTGGAAAGGAAGCCGGCCTTCtttggagactcaacctcacttctgcaagtcccacacttgggaggttgtttccatgtttcacaaggttggtggtgAAGCTTGatcatcaagggtgcaaacttttgtgacaacagtaaATTAGTAACAATTGGAAATCTTAGTGCAAGTTGTACCCTACTTGTCTGAATTTTGGTAATTTTTCTAATGTGTATACTTTTCTGCATCAAAATGGTGGACTACCATTGCTATCTATCACACAACAGTACTTAAAATACGGAATCAGTGATTAGAATGCCATTCCTGACAAATATCTTTTGTCTTCAAAAAATAAACATCATGTAAACTCAGATACATTATAAAAGTAGCCTCTCTGTAATTAATGCGAATAAAATCTCTAGGTGATTTATTCTGATCAGATACAAATTGATAATTCTAACAAGTTCCAAAGTCTCAATGAGCAAATTGAATAATGCATATATTAAGCAGGTATAAAAGTAAAACAATTTAAATTAAACAAATTGTTTGATGGCCATATTTTGATTCACTGATTCAATCAAACAGGACCAGAACATGAAACTTCCATGAGACGATTCATCCTCATGAAATTTGCTTttgaattgtttttggaaaaacaATAAACATCCACTACTATAATGTTTGAAAACTACCTTTAACTCAACACAacttatttccattgtttaaataCGTAAGGGCTTTTGTACTTTCCTCATCATCTTAACTGTAGCGCCTCAATGTATTACTAGTGTGTatttgtatttttcataattctgtGCCCTAGAGGAAACTTAGTCTTAAGAATTTTTACTTGTAAAATAACTCTTCAGTATTCAACGTAGATTTCCACTGTGAAGAAGggaaaatcataaatataaaatgatatatgGATGCTAACGGTTGGTGTACATGGGTCTTTTCTATGACACGTACACATTAAGACTTTGCTTTAATTTTTTCTATAAGTTAGATTTCATTATATGATGCAAATAAGTCATTTAAATGTGGATAATCCATGAATATCTATATCTTCATtcagaccttaaccagtctaagtTGAGAGTATTCTAAGCTTCAGTTAACTATATGCATGGATGACTTCCTAGTTTAGTTCACTAAGTTAAAGTGGGGGAATCTTTTCTATTTTGGAGGTTTGATTCCTTGTAACTCCAAGCTCTACCTCTATCCCATTCATGCAATTAATGGACAGGATTATACAATAGTTTAGGGTTTATTAATGAAGTCTTCAGCAGAGAAAACTTCTTTCAGTTTGTGTATGGAAGGATAATGGGCAAGGTGGATTATGGAGAAATTGACTGAGTTGCATGTCAAATCTAATATGAACCCTTTAGATCCGATTCTAATCTTAAAATTGTGTTTTCTCCTCCAATGTAGCTCCGATTGGGGTGTAACTGGACCCGGTCTTGTGGTTTTGGGACATTTTGGACACAACTGTGAAA encodes:
- the LOC131050858 gene encoding uncharacterized protein LOC131050858, producing the protein MDSETQNSGDLGWNGKRKPGTPGIQGEMNSETQNSRDPGFRGGTESKNSELWGSGVLGLNCDLTGLARTRHCRILTTLSPNPVHWRAEKGEGMSQHNLPAHQLVDFDWKLKYAVSSSSLATMTKPLLRLELCISNAPQVINEPNSIPDHQPAVENPLVLVSEYNKVQLDNLISEMEEIEKALDESPAK